Proteins found in one Pseudomonas mosselii genomic segment:
- the mqo gene encoding malate dehydrogenase (quinone), which produces MFKKAGKTLLGLAVAASFMQAHAEDTKKVDVLLVGGGIMSSTLAVWLNELEPSWSMEMVERLDGVAEESSNGWNNAGTGHSALAELNYTPEDKDGKVNITKAIEINESFQISRQFWAWQVRQGVLKNPHSFINTTPHMSFVWGDDNIKFLKKRYDALQASPLFRPMQYSEDHAQIAKWVPLMMEGRDPNQKLAVTWTPIGTDVNFGEITRQFVGHLKTKENFDLKLSSEVQDITRNEDGSWHVEYKNLKDGTEHATDAKFLFIGAGGGALKLLQKSGIPEAKEYAGFPVGGSFLVTENPTVAMQHMAKAYGIASTGAPPMSVPHLDTRVLDGKRVILFGPFATFSTKFLKNGSYLDLLSSTTTHNVWPMARVGIDQYPLVEYLAGQLMQSDDDRFAALQTYFPNAKKEDWKLWQAGQRVQIIKRDADKGGVLKLGTEVVASEDRTIAGLLGASPGASTAAPIMLNVLETVFKEKVATPEWQAKIKEIVPSYGTKLNDSAAATQKEWDYTAEVLQLDKPPVIDQSVKTSVAPAAPVESKPANDMAL; this is translated from the coding sequence ATGTTCAAGAAAGCTGGCAAGACCTTGCTGGGTCTGGCAGTCGCGGCGAGCTTCATGCAAGCGCACGCCGAAGACACCAAGAAAGTCGACGTGCTGCTGGTTGGCGGCGGCATCATGAGTTCCACCCTGGCGGTCTGGCTCAACGAGCTGGAGCCGAGCTGGTCGATGGAAATGGTCGAGCGCCTGGACGGCGTCGCCGAAGAAAGCTCCAACGGCTGGAACAACGCCGGTACTGGCCACTCCGCGCTGGCCGAGCTGAATTACACCCCGGAAGACAAAGACGGCAAGGTCAACATCACCAAGGCCATCGAGATCAACGAGTCGTTCCAGATCTCCCGTCAGTTCTGGGCCTGGCAGGTACGCCAGGGAGTGCTGAAGAACCCGCACTCGTTCATCAACACCACCCCGCACATGAGCTTCGTCTGGGGCGATGACAACATCAAGTTCCTGAAGAAGCGCTACGACGCCCTGCAGGCCAGCCCGCTGTTCCGTCCGATGCAGTACTCGGAAGACCACGCGCAGATCGCCAAGTGGGTCCCGCTGATGATGGAAGGCCGTGACCCGAACCAGAAGCTGGCCGTGACCTGGACGCCGATCGGCACCGACGTCAACTTCGGTGAGATCACCCGTCAGTTCGTCGGTCACCTGAAGACCAAGGAAAACTTCGACCTGAAGCTGTCCAGCGAAGTGCAGGACATCACCCGCAACGAAGACGGCTCCTGGCACGTCGAGTACAAGAACCTGAAGGATGGCACCGAGCACGCCACCGACGCCAAGTTCCTGTTCATCGGTGCTGGCGGCGGCGCGCTGAAGCTGCTGCAGAAGTCGGGCATCCCGGAAGCCAAGGAGTACGCAGGCTTCCCGGTGGGCGGCTCGTTCCTGGTGACCGAGAACCCGACCGTTGCCATGCAGCACATGGCCAAGGCCTACGGCATCGCCTCGACCGGCGCGCCACCCATGTCGGTTCCGCACCTGGACACCCGCGTGCTGGACGGCAAGCGCGTGATCCTGTTCGGGCCATTCGCCACCTTCTCGACCAAGTTCCTGAAGAACGGCTCGTACCTGGACCTGCTGAGCAGCACCACCACCCACAACGTCTGGCCGATGGCCCGCGTCGGCATCGATCAGTACCCGCTGGTCGAGTACCTCGCCGGCCAGCTGATGCAGTCCGACGACGACCGTTTCGCCGCCCTGCAGACCTACTTCCCGAACGCCAAGAAGGAAGACTGGAAACTGTGGCAGGCCGGTCAGCGCGTGCAGATCATCAAGCGTGATGCCGACAAGGGCGGCGTGCTGAAGCTGGGCACCGAGGTCGTGGCTTCCGAAGACCGCACCATCGCCGGCCTGCTGGGCGCCTCGCCAGGTGCCTCGACCGCCGCGCCGATCATGCTCAACGTGCTGGAAACCGTGTTCAAGGAGAAGGTCGCTACCCCTGAGTGGCAGGCCAAGATCAAGGAGATCGTCCCGAGCTACGGTACCAAGCTGAACGATTCGGCCGCCGCCACCCAGAAAGAGTGGGACTACACCGCCGAAGTCCTGCAGCTGGATAAGCCGCCGGTGATCGACCAGAGCGTCAAGACCAGCGTGGCGCCAGCCGCACCGGTCGAGAGCAAGCCTGCGAACGACATGGCGCTGTAA
- a CDS encoding NADH:flavin oxidoreductase/NADH oxidase — MAALFEPYTLKDVTLRNRIAIPPMCQYMAEDGLINDWHQVHYAGLARGGAGLVVVEATAVSPEGRITPGCAGIWNDAQAQAFVPVVKAIKAAGSVPGIQIAHAGRKASANRPWEGDDHIAADDARGWDTIAPSAIAFGGHLPKVPKAMTLDDIARVKQDFVDAARRARDAGFEWIELHFAHGYLGQSFFSEHSNQRTDAYGGSFDNRTRFLLETLAAVREVWPEHLPLTARFGVVEYDGRDEQTLLESIELARRFKAGGLDLLSVSVGFTIPQTNIPWGPAFLGPIAERVRREAKLPVTSAWGFGTPELAEGALQANQLDLVSVGRAHLADPHWPYAAAKALGVDKAAWTLPAPYAHWLERYR, encoded by the coding sequence ATGGCCGCCTTGTTCGAACCCTACACCCTCAAAGACGTCACCCTGCGCAACCGCATTGCCATTCCGCCGATGTGCCAGTACATGGCCGAGGATGGCCTGATCAATGACTGGCACCAGGTGCATTACGCGGGCCTGGCCCGTGGCGGCGCCGGCCTGGTGGTGGTCGAGGCCACTGCGGTGTCGCCGGAAGGGCGCATCACCCCCGGCTGCGCCGGCATCTGGAACGACGCCCAGGCCCAGGCCTTCGTGCCTGTGGTCAAGGCGATCAAGGCCGCCGGTTCCGTGCCGGGCATCCAGATCGCCCACGCCGGTCGCAAGGCCAGTGCCAACCGCCCCTGGGAAGGTGATGACCATATCGCCGCCGACGATGCCCGTGGTTGGGACACCATTGCCCCGTCTGCCATCGCCTTTGGCGGCCACCTGCCGAAAGTGCCCAAGGCCATGACCCTGGACGATATCGCCCGGGTCAAGCAGGACTTCGTCGATGCCGCGCGCCGTGCCCGCGATGCCGGCTTCGAGTGGATCGAGCTGCACTTCGCCCACGGCTACCTGGGCCAGAGCTTCTTCTCCGAGCACTCCAACCAGCGTACCGACGCCTATGGCGGCAGCTTCGACAACCGCACGCGCTTCCTCCTGGAAACCCTGGCCGCGGTACGTGAGGTGTGGCCGGAGCACCTGCCGCTGACCGCTCGCTTTGGCGTGGTGGAGTACGATGGGCGTGACGAGCAGACCCTGCTGGAGTCCATTGAACTGGCCCGTCGCTTCAAGGCTGGCGGCCTCGATCTGCTGAGCGTCAGCGTCGGCTTCACCATTCCCCAGACCAACATCCCGTGGGGCCCGGCATTCCTGGGGCCGATCGCCGAGCGGGTGCGCCGCGAGGCGAAGCTGCCGGTGACCTCGGCCTGGGGCTTTGGCACGCCGGAGCTGGCCGAGGGCGCGTTGCAGGCCAATCAGCTCGACCTGGTGTCGGTGGGGCGTGCGCACCTGGCTGATCCGCACTGGCCGTATGCCGCCGCCAAGGCCCTGGGCGTGGACAAGGCGGCGTGGACGCTGCCGGCGCCTTATGCGCATTGGCTTGAGCGGTATCGCTGA
- a CDS encoding SAM-dependent methyltransferase, with amino-acid sequence MSMTTRNNREHAQATHYPSAEEHRRRWRRLAQAIAARAASISDDPALLVAPQRPGTLEILGSGIEASDFSRSDEARILVADHVFYCVADPATKIWILSQRPDAYDLYVLYDDSKPRYLTYMQMTEAMLHHVRNGEHVVAIFYGHPGVFVLSTHRAVTIARREGHHASMRAAVSALDTLCADLGVDPSQPGMQMYEATDMLIRRRQPDPGLHLVLWQVGLIGELGYRRQGYLNSNFAVLLDYLEDLYGPEHPVINYVGSRYPGIDPLIDRQTLASLRDPLAQSWVTGISTFYLPPRTAGQSDPQMLERLGLIRPGQPVRAASDPLRVIDRYDKRERRAFSDFARFDVPASYQWQADTGAGRFILALSDDAELRRQYRDDPQAAVQAWGGLDARERHLLGQRDPGAVQLAAKGADAQRHPGNREGVEHLLTYTSASSALHRALSAAAPGELRAAAAAWSRKAGLSIDWPGMNAELNALLQSSLAPWSGFYLDSSRRMSLSLFSRMKNAGLRVDLDGQPLVGVRYQSGVLTWSAEAGNGSSGYLQSDLSVQGGRSWIGLVWPAGEQAGSGYKVALRGQSLARPACLAVGDYRVAGEALRIVPSASASQGVDVLREGVALPGEVLFNGRDTRIGDRRLALSTRRFEDLAQWAQGAYRLRLVHGRLAELLALRLGPYGLEIAGKPVTAEFREGRIQWQGGPPAVESGQLDVTLDPITLKPLLHGQGRSAAGNKVQLRGMALIEPLWIDQLLEQPRLGLPEWAWRHLVAVMVAASDKGGIFLWHGYDRARGNLRLLREALARLRQDEMEDAG; translated from the coding sequence ATGAGCATGACGACCCGCAACAACCGCGAACACGCGCAAGCTACCCATTACCCGAGTGCCGAGGAGCACCGTCGTCGCTGGCGGCGGCTGGCCCAGGCCATCGCGGCCAGGGCCGCGAGTATCAGCGACGACCCGGCGCTGCTGGTTGCGCCGCAGCGCCCCGGCACCCTCGAGATCCTCGGCTCGGGCATCGAGGCTTCGGACTTCAGCCGCAGCGACGAGGCACGGATCCTCGTCGCCGACCATGTGTTCTATTGCGTCGCCGACCCGGCCACCAAGATCTGGATCCTCTCGCAGCGTCCGGACGCCTATGACCTGTATGTGCTCTACGACGACAGCAAGCCGCGTTACCTGACCTACATGCAGATGACCGAGGCCATGCTGCATCACGTACGCAACGGCGAGCATGTAGTGGCGATCTTTTATGGCCACCCCGGCGTCTTCGTGCTGTCGACCCATCGCGCCGTGACCATCGCCCGCCGTGAAGGGCACCACGCCAGCATGCGCGCGGCAGTCAGCGCCCTCGACACCCTGTGTGCCGACCTGGGCGTGGACCCCAGCCAACCCGGCATGCAGATGTACGAAGCCACCGACATGCTGATCCGTCGCCGCCAGCCGGACCCGGGGCTGCACCTGGTGCTCTGGCAGGTCGGCCTGATCGGTGAACTGGGCTACCGACGCCAGGGATACCTGAACAGCAACTTTGCCGTGCTGCTCGACTACCTGGAGGATCTCTACGGCCCGGAGCATCCGGTGATCAACTATGTCGGTTCGCGCTACCCGGGGATCGATCCGCTGATCGACCGGCAGACCCTGGCCAGCCTGCGCGATCCGCTGGCGCAATCATGGGTGACTGGTATCTCCACCTTCTACCTGCCGCCGCGCACCGCCGGGCAGTCTGATCCGCAGATGCTCGAGCGGCTGGGATTGATCCGCCCCGGCCAACCGGTGCGCGCCGCCAGTGATCCGTTGCGGGTGATCGACCGCTACGACAAGCGTGAACGTCGTGCCTTCAGCGATTTCGCCCGCTTCGATGTGCCGGCCAGCTACCAGTGGCAGGCCGACACCGGTGCCGGGCGCTTCATTCTTGCTTTATCCGACGATGCCGAGTTGCGCCGGCAGTACCGCGACGACCCCCAGGCCGCGGTGCAGGCCTGGGGCGGGCTGGATGCCCGCGAACGGCATCTGCTGGGGCAACGCGACCCGGGCGCGGTGCAACTGGCGGCCAAGGGCGCCGATGCCCAGCGTCATCCGGGCAATCGGGAAGGGGTCGAGCACCTGTTGACCTATACCTCGGCCAGCAGCGCCTTGCACCGGGCGCTCAGCGCCGCCGCGCCGGGCGAACTGCGCGCTGCCGCCGCGGCCTGGTCGCGCAAGGCTGGCCTGAGCATCGACTGGCCGGGCATGAATGCCGAGCTCAATGCGCTGCTGCAGTCGAGCCTGGCGCCCTGGAGCGGCTTCTATCTCGACAGCAGTCGGCGCATGAGCCTCTCGTTGTTCAGCCGCATGAAGAACGCCGGTCTGCGTGTCGACCTCGATGGCCAACCGCTGGTGGGCGTGCGCTACCAGTCGGGCGTGCTGACCTGGAGCGCCGAGGCCGGCAATGGCAGTTCCGGTTACCTGCAATCGGATCTCTCGGTGCAGGGCGGGCGTAGCTGGATCGGGCTGGTGTGGCCCGCCGGGGAGCAGGCCGGGAGCGGTTACAAGGTGGCCTTGCGCGGGCAATCGCTGGCGCGTCCGGCCTGCCTGGCGGTAGGGGATTATCGAGTCGCCGGGGAGGCGCTGCGCATCGTGCCATCGGCCTCGGCGAGCCAAGGGGTGGATGTGTTGCGCGAGGGCGTGGCATTGCCCGGCGAAGTACTGTTCAACGGACGTGACACACGCATCGGTGATCGACGCCTGGCATTGTCGACGCGTCGTTTCGAGGACCTGGCGCAGTGGGCCCAGGGCGCTTACCGCCTGCGCCTGGTGCATGGTCGCCTGGCTGAGTTGCTGGCGTTGCGCCTGGGACCCTACGGGCTGGAGATCGCCGGCAAGCCGGTAACCGCCGAATTTCGCGAGGGACGCATCCAGTGGCAGGGGGGCCCGCCGGCCGTGGAGTCCGGCCAGTTGGACGTGACCCTCGACCCGATCACGCTCAAGCCGCTGTTGCATGGCCAGGGTCGCAGCGCCGCGGGCAACAAGGTGCAACTGCGCGGCATGGCCCTGATCGAGCCACTGTGGATAGACCAACTGCTCGAGCAGCCACGGCTGGGCTTGCCCGAATGGGCCTGGCGGCACCTGGTGGCGGTGATGGTGGCGGCCAGCGACAAGGGCGGGATCTTCCTCTGGCATGGCTATGACCGCGCGCGCGGCAACCTGCGCCTGTTGCGCGAGGCGCTGGCGCGGTTGCGCCAGGATGAAATGGAGGATGCCGGATGA
- a CDS encoding phytanoyl-CoA dioxygenase family protein → MNMRVQPLLAGVDRAWLMAEAGARPRRNRLVLDYDTRRFPFAAALTRDVYKVQRLDRLHLYLRQHYLERGRPARLRPRDNLLLSDMMERQPATADFWTLYHAFMLQVLAPLVGRGISYTSHPKLRVHLAGTPSVSSFHHDICVTERIDQVNFWMPFTDVEAGAALWLESDYGSADYSPVSLRYGQVLIFDGGYLGHGSMRNDSERTRVSLDMRFSYKKATTRAEGVALLDHLAGILAPDSVSEGVPT, encoded by the coding sequence ATGAACATGCGCGTGCAGCCGTTGCTGGCCGGGGTGGATCGTGCCTGGCTGATGGCCGAGGCCGGTGCCCGGCCACGGCGCAACCGTCTGGTCCTGGATTACGACACCCGGCGCTTTCCCTTCGCCGCGGCGCTGACACGGGACGTGTACAAGGTGCAGCGCCTGGACCGGCTGCACCTGTATCTGCGCCAGCACTACCTCGAGCGTGGCCGCCCGGCGCGGCTGCGCCCAAGGGACAACCTGCTGCTCAGCGACATGATGGAGCGTCAGCCTGCCACGGCCGATTTCTGGACCCTCTACCATGCCTTCATGCTCCAGGTGCTGGCGCCATTGGTGGGGCGTGGCATTTCCTATACCAGCCATCCGAAGCTGCGCGTGCACCTGGCCGGCACGCCAAGCGTGAGTTCGTTCCACCACGATATCTGTGTTACCGAGCGCATCGACCAGGTCAACTTCTGGATGCCGTTCACCGATGTCGAGGCAGGCGCCGCCCTGTGGCTGGAAAGCGACTATGGCAGTGCCGACTACAGCCCGGTCAGCCTGCGCTACGGCCAGGTGTTGATCTTCGATGGCGGCTACCTGGGGCATGGCTCGATGCGCAACGACAGCGAGCGTACCCGGGTGAGCCTGGACATGCGCTTCTCCTACAAGAAAGCCACCACCCGCGCCGAAGGGGTCGCCTTGCTCGACCACCTGGCCGGGATCCTCGCGCCTGACAGTGTCAGTGAAGGAGTACCGACATGA
- a CDS encoding ArsR/SmtB family transcription factor codes for MAICETPVIMSSMRAYTHPNPEDLTLERLLYALSDPVRMEIVRHLAGVAEASCGELDGGRPKSSMSHHFRVLRDSGLVHTRNVGTTHMNSLRSEELESRFPGLLGSILEQR; via the coding sequence ATGGCAATTTGTGAAACCCCCGTTATCATGTCGTCCATGCGAGCCTATACCCACCCCAATCCCGAAGACCTGACACTGGAGCGCCTGCTCTACGCCCTGAGCGACCCTGTGCGCATGGAAATCGTCCGCCATCTGGCCGGTGTTGCCGAAGCCAGCTGCGGTGAGCTGGACGGCGGCCGGCCCAAGTCGAGCATGTCCCATCACTTTCGCGTCTTGCGCGATTCAGGGCTGGTGCACACTCGCAACGTTGGTACCACGCACATGAATTCGCTGCGCAGCGAAGAACTCGAAAGCCGCTTTCCGGGGTTGCTGGGCAGTATCCTCGAGCAGCGTTGA
- a CDS encoding DUF4223 family protein has translation MKKLIKATVAVAVVSGVALLSGCTGQVYNQPKNCSYDYLFHPSVSISKIIGGCGPIDKLPQQQ, from the coding sequence ATGAAAAAGCTGATCAAAGCTACTGTCGCTGTTGCTGTCGTTTCGGGCGTTGCCCTGCTGTCCGGTTGCACTGGCCAAGTCTACAACCAGCCTAAGAACTGCTCGTACGACTACCTGTTCCACCCATCGGTTTCCATCTCCAAGATCATCGGCGGCTGCGGCCCGATCGATAAACTGCCTCAGCAGCAGTAA